Genomic segment of Pongo pygmaeus isolate AG05252 chromosome 1, NHGRI_mPonPyg2-v2.0_pri, whole genome shotgun sequence:
aaaaaataaaaaaaaaaaacatactgagGGTTTCAGACTTTCTGAGAATGAAGATATGAAGATTTAGGTCAATACAGAAAAGAATCTTGACGAAAGGAGGTGAACTCAAGGGCAGGGAAATACTGAAATGGTAGTTTGAATGAAGCTGTAGATATCAATTAAGGCCTTGAGAACAATTACAGAAATCAAGACTGGTAACTTTGGATGTTTTCTATGtttctcattatgtatatgtatttatttgtatatattaatcattattttctttattctttacattttcattttttagactGCAGCAGAGTGTCTGCATTAGAAACCTCCACATGAAGGGCTTTTCTCAACAACATATGGCAAATTCTAGAGGAATGATTTTCAGGAAATTTCAGCAGTGCATCTCCACAGTGACTGCTCTGTCATTCAGTAAGCAATAGTCTTGCCATCTCCAAGATATATCTTCAGTCTTATATCTTTGAACTGCAGGCAAAGGCTCTCCTATAGCTCAATCCTATGGGAAATTACTATGATGTCTGTTACTTCAATAATTTTTGGAGATATGCTTACTTCTTACTAACCAACTTATTATAATTTCGACTCCTGTTGTAGTTAACACTTTTTTTCTTACAGTAAACTGCTCAAATACTGCATGGTTACTATCTCTGGATTggtcatatatttatacatatgataAATTACATTGATTCTTTAATATTAAACTGATCTTAATATCTGGTGTTAACCTCACTTGGTTAtaatgcattttgcatttctttattatggtattcaattttctaaatttatgttacatattttcgcatctatatatattttggatatcgGTTGGTGTTTTTAACCAATCAATGTTAGTTAACACACATGTTATGTCTACCAAATTGGCTTACAAATAAAAGAGCActcataaattaagtaaaaaacTCCAAGCATTTTTCATGTTCACATGACTTAAGTAAACCTTTAGTAAGCAAcctggctttaaaattattgataaaataaaaatgaaataccctcagaattgtcagcatacatttttgtctgggttttctatttgtctttgcTAGATATTTTGAGATATCAGGGTTTGTCACAGAAAGTTATGGAATCATAAATCTAGCCacaacaaaacaattttttgtgtgaattttttgATAAGTAAGACTGATTTAATATTGTTGGTATAATGAAAACAGCTGAATATTCTGGTGAAAGAATTTCATTGGTGAAAATGTCCAGGTAGTAAACCTTAATTTTCACAGAATATAAACTGGATAACAAGAAAGCACGTAAATATTCTAGATAAACTCTTAAAATATGAATGTATAAGTGCTGTAGGTGAAGTTTTTgtgtaaattaaaatattcttattaaaTGGTTAGGTCATTTCTAATTCAGAAAAGGTTAGAAACATGTTCTAAAAAATGTGGAATTCTTCTCATTCATAAAATGCTAATACCTGATAGGCAGCTTAGGATTTCTTGCTTTCTTGGTTTTCACTAAAACTTACTTCCTTggttttcactaaaatttaaggTTACCAAGGATAAGAATTatagttaatatataattatatatataaaatatacctaAAGATGTGTTATTAGTGGGACAAAGAATAATGTTATCTAATTCAGAAGTTATATTAAAGTTAATTTAAATTATAGACTTTAAAAGGTTATTTATGAAACAGTAGTAAGGAACTGGTAAGTAAGGGAGAGAGATGTGAAGAAAGTAATGTATATGAAAATGCATTTTTGGtgagaaaatttataaaaaaagataattttgtatGATAAAAGAAGTTGTATGGTTAATTTTTTGACCTAGGATAAAATGACTAGTTatttaaagaagaaggaaaaaatctgGGACTGAACGGAGAGCCCAGACATGTTGTGGATAGTCTGTGTAAGTCATATGtagtttttcctgtttctctgtgTACCTATCTTTATGCACATATGGAGAAAATAGAAAGTTGAAAAAGTTTAGAtaacaaaatattgtttaaaatctgATAGACAATTGGAGAAATTTGTTTAATTAAACTTTTCATAGTTAAAGCTCTTAGTCTTGATTAAGTTAAAGTAAGAAATATTGTAAGGAAATGTACTGGCAGTTTAGCAATTATTCTTTAATATAACTAAGCATGAAGCCAGATTTAGTGTGGAGCCAAATCTCACATACATGCTTGCATTACTACATATTATGTTTGCTGTTTTTCATGGATATTTCTAGCCCTGGAGTAATTACCGGTCATGTGCCTAAAGTGAATTTCTTGATTGCATAGGATGTGTGGTAATATTGGTGGACTTAAGGACACTGAATTGTgtatcaggaataaaatattaatcATGTGACTTTTAGGCTCTAAGAAACACTTCAGCCTCCAAGGTAGACTGAGTTGGAAACATTTAGGGTTAGtttcctgtttatttgtttttgcttctgattttcatttggttgctgttttttcttctttgggttTATGGCTTGTGtgtgaataaatataaaactattgatgatttttattttctagtggAAGAATTTTATTTGGTTCTCTGAAGAGTTATTTTGTTTCCTGTGGATTTCTAGCAAGTcatcatttgctttatttatttattcatttattttttgacacagaatctcactgtgtcaccaaggctggaatacAATAGCCCGATCTTGggtgactgcaacctctgtctcctgggttgaagtgattcgcctgccagagcttcctgagtagctggggttacaggtgcctgccacaacatccagctaatttttgtatttttagtacagatgggttttcaccatgttggccaggctggtctcaaactcctgacctcaggtgatctacctgcctcagcctaccaaagtactgggattacaggcatgagccgccaagCCCAGCCCATTTATTCTATTCATCTAAAATTCCTAGGCTACGTTTGTTGGGCCTGCAGGAATTGATGGAGCACACCAGCCATTTGGAATTTGGCTGGTTTTGTTTGCTTCTGATTATCTAGAGAGCTATGAGAGCTTTAAGCTTACTGGCCAgcaacaacaatagcaacaactacaaatacataaaagacttttaaaataagttcTGAACAGAAATagtacattatttattatttgaaaaagtagatgagaacaaaaatgtttaaatgatgtttatttcctaggcaattcaattcaattaataGCTTGAGtaaatttcagatattttccTGTAGATAATGAAGAAAATCTGTGATATGGGTGCAAAGTTTTATTGTTCAGGAGACTGGccttgtcatttaaaaattatattgattgGAGTTTCTCTCAAACTTATTTAGTTGTGTTgaccattattaaaattaagtaacaTTCACTTGAATTAAGTAGTAATAAAAATGTGAGACTTTCCAGTGAATTTTGATCCCAATCATTTTATTACTTATGAGCCTTCATGTGtgtactcaaaaacaaaaaatgtgcaAGTATTACACTGGTTTGAAGATTTTGGTGGTAAAAGTTAGCAAATCCATTGTCAGTACTGTATCTATAAACCAATCTTGGAAATATGCAATAATGCTCTTTTTAAATAGCTGAAAAgaaattactttgtttttttcttacctttttattgttttgttatatAGTATTTAAGTGAAAGGAgataatttattcttatttcacTGATCAGGTTTTAATGATGGAGAGAAAAGTGAGTTTTCTTACTTTGATATGCTTGGCATGGGATCTATGACATTTTTTATGCTTTTGGTCACAGTTCTGTTACTAGAATGCTAGTAATTAGATGTATGCAGTGAATAACCTAACTACTTTTATACAGTAGTTTGAAGTTCTGCAGGTGCGAACTCCTAAACACCAAATAGCAGTGTTTTGATTTGTAACATGTCAGAGGAAATGATAGGACTTTCAGTagttaaaatatcttattaactAATTTTGTGCTGTTAAGTTACAGAGCTTTGACTTCTGGATCTGAAAAAGTCACTGATTCCTGCTAAATTTTGAGCATTGACATCAGTTGAAGCATCATCATTGGATCtgagagaaagaaacaatcaaAATGAACTGCTTTTGTGAGACACAGGGCCATAAATTAAAACTACTCAATTCCTCTAGGACCAGGGACTGTTGGCAAAGAGGTGGGTGACTGATATTTTAAGGGTTGATTTTGAGAGTTAAGATTAGTTCAGAGTTTTTCCATAAattaagcattaaaataaaaaacacactgATGCAAGGCCAACCTCTGGGCCCAGATGTTGGGATAACAAGGCTTTGTTGGAGCATTAAtccactttttaataaaaaattggaaaagtttctaaaaatttatGGAAATCTTACTTTGTGGTCAAACCGATTAAAATTAGATTTGTTTATAAGGTTATATTGAAATTGCTTTAATACTAGCAATATATCATACAAAGGTaagctttagttttctctttttaacaaaGTATAATATTAACAGATAAAATTATGTGTTTACCTTTGAGTAAACTGCAGGGAGAAAATGGAGGGGGAAGAGAGATTTAGTTGGCCTCAAGCTGCTTAAGTATTAGGTCATATGGTTTGTGAAACTGTGTTTGCTCTCTATTAAGgagtaaacatttttgttttatcattttggcTAATGAATGACTATTTTATAATGACTTGTGATCCTACTTTGTGTCATCAAGTATCTTAAAACTTGACACTTTCCAACAGCAAAATTTTAAAGCCTAATTTCAGTCTTTTTGtcctttaaataacttttttggaTATTAGTTTCTCTGAAGCCAGAGAGAGACATATTAGTCTTATTAGACTTATTTGTTATGTTAATATTGGGCAGGATGCATTGTCAAACCTGAGGTGGTGCTTAGCTTCCTTATAGATGTGTTGTTAATATGTGTTCCAGGATTGTATGAGATTACcaaaattttgatatgttttgatatttatgttgtcagtaataattatgattataTTAAATTGTTGTATGCAgcataaaaacacattttcttatcAACTGTGTCTTTAACTATGGCTGTCCTAAGACTTTTGTCATCCACAATTGATGATTTGCTTTGATCTTTCTCAAAAAAAGTGACTTATAATCAGCTACAGTCCAAGGCCTGCTTCCTTGGAAGAGTTCATGAAAATTAttcttgaatgcaggtttctgataactttggagacttTTCCATTGGATTAGAGAGAACACTTTCAGGTCACTAATCGAAAGGCTGATGTATTTGTGAAGATTGCTAACCCAATATGAAGCAGAACAAGAGTTGATTGCATGGGCTAAGCTAATGGaggacagaaataattttttatggctttttttatttgaaacattgctgattctttttgttttgtttttcaaaatctgGAGAATCTTTTTCGTTTAGGCTATTTATAGCCTTGGAACATACTTTAAGTGTATTGTGTATAGTTTCGTAAACATAATTTGAGtcatgtttctctttctttgcctaatttctccagaatttgtaaACTATTTGTGAAACTTCTTAATTCATGGTATTGTGTTTGTTTGGATACAGTTAATAACCACAAGATTTCTTTTGTAATGGGACACATTTGAAAGAACTGATTATTATCTCGGGGCTCTGACCAAAATGACCTTTGAGATGTTTCAGTAAAGCCAATTAGGGAGGATCTATATGGACAATGATTCTTGTCACATATTTTGTGGGTAATCAAGCCAAGTATACGGCACTAAAGCTAATTTTTCAAGTAGATTGGTCCTTCTTTGATTTGTCTTTGGTGGAAGTGGTGGACTGAAGAGAGAAATATTGTATGTCAGAAGAAAACTCTATATTAGATTAACCTTTGATTCCTGGGTGGCTACATGGTCAACCATGGTATGGAGCTTCTGACAACACTCCTCCTCAACATGAAGTAGCCAGAAGGATTGACAACTGGATTCCTCATGATTGAAGAATTGAAAAATAGAAAGGGGGGGACTGAAACCAGCCCAAGAGTCCCATAAACAGTTGTTTTTgcataaacatagaaattgatctCTGGTGTTTCTGTAACAACCCAGaagagtggaaaaagaaaatgtggtatatatacaccatggaatgctagacagccataaaaaagaatgcctTCATAtattttgcagggacatgaatggagctggaagtccttatcctcagcaaactaatgcaggaacagagaaccaagcactgcatgttctcacttataaatgtgaGCTGAACGATTAAAACATATGGATACATGGTGGGGAGCagcatacactggggcctgttagaggaagctggaggagggagggagaccatcaggaagaatagctaatggatgctgggcttaatacataGGAAATGAGTTGATctgtgcagaaaaccaccatggcacatgtttacctacgtaacaaacctgcacatcctgcacatgtaccctggaagtTAAAACAAAACTTAGACAAAAAAGATAAAGGAACATTTAATATTGCTTTCaagttaatatataatttttttctttctttatttcattttattttatttttttttgagactaagatctccctctgtcacccaggctgaagtgcagtggtatgatctcggctcactgcagcctccgcctcctgggttgattcttctgcctcagcctcccaggtagctgggattacaggcacctgccaccatgcctggctaattttgttgtatttttagtagaaatgtgttttcaccatgttggtcaggtgggtcttgaatccctgacctcaaacaatccaccagccttggcctcccaaagtgctggaattacaggcacataaTTTCttactataattattattataaattattattggcttttaaaaattgaaaataaaacatcagaAGATAAATAAGGGCCTAAAATATACAATTGTGGtatataagaaaaatgaagagtaATTAAGTAGACCTTCAATGCATATTAATTACATGCAATTTAAAGTAGTTTGTAGTTAATAATAAGCATAAAATATGTAACTGAAGAGATTAACTATTTAAATGTAATCAATAATtaacattgtatttattttatattgctaTACTTTTCATTATAATACAACTTTACTTAGATTATAATTGTAATGAAAGTATGCTATTACACCCAACAAATATTACTTCTCATGGCTAATAACTTATTCTATAATGGAAACATTTTTGGGTATTATTCAGATTTCCATGTCTATGCatatttatattgttaaaataaaaacaacttctCGGATTAATAGTTTACCTTTAGTAGTGACAGATATATTTGAGGTTGACTTTAATTTTCACTGTTGAACTCAAATTGCCTATCAGAAAATTGCTAATTTaattctgaataaataaaatatttattatagtatttttgtggataatcataaaataaattattttagccaAATTAAACTTAAGTCAAAATGTAAGCTTCTTCATATCAACAAATATACAGGTTTCAAAAATGGTATAGTTTGGAATATACCTCatatagtaaaatgttaatattcaatttaagaaatattaaattaattttgtaaataaaattttatttgaacacagtctCACTCATGTCAATTGTAGGTCTACAGCTGATTTCACACTACAACAGCAGTTATCATATTGCttgcaaagcttaaaatattttctgtttggcTCTTTACAGAAATTTTTCTTTGGTTCTGGCCTAGAGCAATGCTTGGCCAAATAATTTACTTGGCAGCTCCCAAGTTGttaatattgatttcattttctttcatttgctcaACCAATTCTCACTGTGCCTCTAATATCTGGGTTTCATAGTTTGTAATTGGGTAGCCCAGTGTCTGGGACTTTGGATTTACTTATATCTGTGAAAATCAGCAGGGTTATGGGCCTGACTAGGTCTCATTAAAGCTGAGTAATGGTAAGTCTACTAAATAAGCAGACACAGATAAAATCCTTGGTGTGTGATTTGTAGTTTGTCTGGGAATGCAGTTCATGAGAACTGAAGAAAATTCAATAACACAGAGGTGAAATATTTCAATAGTAATGGCAATATACATAAGAAAGGCAGATTGTTTTCTTTACCATAGTTGCCTTCTCTTATCATTAGTTTtgcagagaataaaataaaaaatgaaaacattttatgtgaatttttatttGACCTTTCAAAAGAAGTATGAGAAAACCGTATTTATTAAAGTTACGTTGATCAGAATAAGCTAAATTTTGCTTTGATCATAAATTGCTCCCAATTCTCATCTGCTTATAAAAACTAATGTGTGTCATTTAAGTTAAATGTTCATTGTGGGTCAGCTTTTGCTCTATACCACATTGCCTTAATTCCATATCTGTAATAGGCAGAGAAGCTCATATCTAGAATATTGTTGGTGttgaggaaaaagaaacacagaaaaccaaTGAGTTCTTAAAATATCAGCTCTGAAGTGGCCAAAAAGTTATCTGACCACTCCTAGGTCCAAGAGCATAGGGAAATAAAATCCTCCTGcaagtagagacactaacaagCCCgccataatttctttttcaggaacAGAAAGCAAATAATTCAATATTTTGATCAATAACTTTAAAACACTGTGTTTGGCATATAATCTTGAATTCTTagtagatatatgtgtgtataggaTTCTGTAAATATGTGGGCAACAATTTGATAGCAAATCTAATTGGAGGTGGGAGAGGGACATAAGAAACAACGAATAAATCACCTAGGTCAGAATATGGTTGCTTCTGATAAAAGGTTTTTGAAAAAAGTCAGCATATAGAATAACTTGCAAATGTTATGATACACAAAAGAGAGAGGTTCAAAGAAAATTCTGGGCtcaaaagttaatattttaaatgtatttcctaTACGGTGTATAGTTTGCAGTATGATACGCTATCACTGTCTTTCAACTCTAATGTCTCAAATTATTTGTACTTTTGACAATACtatatcaaatattaaaaatgatcaGATTCTTTACATTTTATGGATGAACAAAAAATATGGCCTCGGTATATAATTTAAACTCCTCTTTTTTTCCAACTTTCTCCTTGGAGAAAGTAAATTTCAGCATATTGAGGGAATCACAATTGCAATTCTGAAACAGCAAGTTTTCTAAGATATTTTTGTCAGAGAGTGGGTGCCCTTGTATCTCTTAGCAGCAGGCTAAAATAAATGGCCATACAAAATATATAAcctgtctttcttttcttgaaacGGAATCCAGGCAGATATCATTGGATCTCTTCAAAAGAAACCCAAATAGAACATTTGCTGAATGTAATCATTAGAGGGAGAGGCAAATTCTCTTgagtttcaaatatatataaaaaagattccATGAGTTGAACTTTAGTGAAGCTGCTAAACTCCAGGGACAATGAATATATACTACAAAGTTTCAGAGGGGaaatttagagatttttaaaagaaaaaagaagaatcataCAATAATTGAATCTATCACTAATGGCACAAtgtaaaaaactgtaaaatacaaTCGGTAGATACTTgaggggaagaaaacaaaactgtaatGTCGGAATCTTGCACTCATCAGAAATAACATGCGTCTGTTGAAAGGAGCAAAGAAAGACATTTCAATGGGTTTTATGGCAGGATGGGATGAGGATATCATCAAACCTTCCCTAAAAGCAATGATCAAACtagatacattaaatatatatatatatatatcagcttataatatatgtatatactttatatatatgtttttttatatataatatatatataaatatatatatcagagCTCCGGTAAAGATATACAAAGAcatacaacaaatttaaaaaggttTATACATGAAAACTACTAAACCTTTGTCCAAAATAATGTGAGACTATGGCATTCTTATCTGAGTCTTCCTTCATTCCCTTAACTCAGCCTCAGTGACTCAGTTATTCTACCAGAGACCAGTCATGAAGAACAAAACACCCCATCACTAAAGAGAGCCCATTGTGACCCGGGATCTCCAGATTCAGAGAGGAATATATTTTGTGAGATTGACAGTAACATAAGCGAGTTTAGAGAGAGTGAATGACAAAGGCCAGCAGATCCATTAGCCAGAGCTTGTGATTATGTATGAGAAACAATGGACCAGATTTAAATTTTGACAGATTagccaaaaatttaaaagaaagatcaGGAAATGAATAACAGTAAGAGGTTATAATAAACACAACACACATTCCTATTTTTGGCTGGAAGGCTGTGCGTTTGTGGGAGAAACTACAGTGGGCCTCATCTATCCATACATTCCTGGCTAACTGGGAATGTGCCCAACTTCAGAAAAGATACAAGATGGCCCCCTAAAGTGAGAGTGAGATATACTTGTGAAACACCTTGAATGTAttatttcaacacacacacacacacatgaccaCCATCAAGGGTGGTAGCCTTTAGACTCAAGATGTATAAGCACAACTTTTGCCTAATGATGACATGAACATTAAGCTATATAAACACAGAAGCAATCCCTAGGGACTCAGACttaaaaatttagatttaaattcCAAAAATTGCTTAGAAATATCTGTGAACAAATGTCATGAGATTGCTCAGATTTAATCCAGGCAAGGTGCTAAACAATAACAACTacacaaaagaacaacaaaacaaccTTTGGAAGAAAACTTAGAATTCACTAAAAATATAGTATCTAAAATGACAATTTTTCAATGAAAAGTTAAGAGACAACAGAATATATGACACACACACCAGTAAAATGCAGCCGATAGAAAGTGTTTGATATTAAAACTAGCAGACAAAGCTTTTAAAGCAGCTATtgtaaatatcaaaaaataatgaaaactatcttcaaagaactaaaaaaaaatgatCACAATGATTCAACATAGACAGAATGcccataaagaaaataaacactaagagaaacaaatggaaattctggagttgaaaagtaaAGAGACTAAAACAAAGATTTTCTAGAGGTTTTCAATAGAATATTTGAAATGGCAGAAGAAGGCATCCATATACTTTAAGATACAGAGAACTATGAAGGACATagagaatataatatatattatcttttttcagTAAATCAATGCATCTGTTTGGAATCCTCAGTACCAgttttttatatttctcagaCAGGTCTGCCTTCACACATCTCTCCTGAAACTAAAGGGCTTTTTTCAAACAATGGTCAACCATTGCCGTTGCATCTTCTCTTGTCTCCATCTCAATAAAAGCCTGACTTTTCATACTCATCAATATGTAATTCTTTATTTTCCCATAAGGCTCAGCAAGCTTGAGAACAGCACTATCAGAATAGGCAGAATGGGGCAAATTGCTGAGATGTATCATACATCCAAGCTCTTGCCTTTGATCAAACTTCTGATCTGGCTTTCCTTCaggtttctttattcttttatactTCTGGGCTAAATGAACTCTCACTGGCTTGCCTAATACTAACACTGTTGTGGTTGTATAATAATCCACTGCAGCCTGAGCATCCTCTGTGGTTGCCCTTTCAATAAATGcctcattaattttatttagaatCAGATGACTTGAAATGACTCCAAATGGTTCTACCAGCTGTAATAGCTGGTATCTCAAGTTTTTCCCTCGCTGAAAATCCATGATGTGAACAACTCTGCTAGTTTCCACTCTGCCATTTTTTATGTGTCTAGTTCTTTGCagatttccatttccagcacccAGATTTCCTCTTGGTCCAATTGCTGGTCCTCCAAGATGAAACGAGGGAGGTGGAGATCCCAGAATTCCTGGTGCTGGGTTTGTAGAATGCTGCAACATGAATGGATCGCCCACTGTGTGTTCTGTATCATTGTCAGGATTCCATTCTGGGTAGATTTCAAGAAGAGGCTGGCATCGACGATTGTGGCTTGCTCCATTGATATGTTGACTCAACACCTCATTAGAATGAACTGGCAAATCACATATAGAGCACAGATGGGTATAACCTTTCAGTAAGAGTCCATGAAAGTCTTCAATATTGCTACTTGGAGGAGCGCCCTTCTTTTTCTCAAAGAGAGATCTCTCTTGTAAGGGGTCAGGACCATGAACACGTCCCATTCTCTCATACTCACTGTCAAATTTATGGTAGTTATGCGAGGTCTCACCAAAAAAAGACTCATCCCTACACCTTTCTCCATCTCGTAATCTGTCATCTTCATAATCCATTCTGTCATAATATCCAGATTCTTGAGAATGACTTCCATGATCATAATCAAGCACCAGGTTGAGACTAGGACCACGATCATCAAAACTATCTCTTCTAAagtgcctttttttcttcccaatcaTCCCTAGGTACTCTGTATGGTGGCTCCCATGCAGCAGATCTGTCATCTCTACCATAACTCAAGGTAGGGCCTTCTTCAGTTCTCCTCCTTTTAAGCTGTAGAAGGATTTGGGGCAAATTCTCAGGAGTCATCTTGTCCTCTGGATAACGACTCAGTTCATCTAAGTCTCCAGCAGACAGACCAAAGCTGGCCAAAATGTTACTGGCCTGGTCTGCATCGCTACGGTGTTGAGAAGATAAAGGGCATGGACCTCTACTTCCAATGTTAAATATAGACTGTAAATTATGGGAAGAAGTACTAGCAGAAGACCGTGCACTATGAGCTCCTTGTTGATTCAATGAAGAACTCGTTCCAAGATTCATTAAACTAGCAAGGCGTGCAGTACTCTGGTTCATCCTTCCAAGAGATGCTGGCATACTTAAAGACTGGGTAACAGCAGCAGGAAGGCCTATGCCTGCCGCAAACAGGTCACACCCATGACCCTGTGAGTCCCTACTGAGAGATGACTGCTGGAATGACTTGGACATTGTAGAACTAGCTCTTGTctattttatagatttaaaaaaaaaaagttttttaaagacggc
This window contains:
- the LOC129042312 gene encoding LOW QUALITY PROTEIN: matrin-3-like (The sequence of the model RefSeq protein was modified relative to this genomic sequence to represent the inferred CDS: deleted 1 base in 1 codon; substituted 1 base at 1 genomic stop codon), translating into MSKSFQQSSLSRDSQGHGCDLFAAGIGLPAAVTQSLSMPASLGRMNQSTARLASLMNLGTSSSLNQQGAHSARSSASTSSHNLQSIFNIGSRGPCPLSSQHRSDADQASNILASFGLSAGDLDELSRYPEDKMTPENLPQILLQLKRRRTEEGPTLSYGRDDRSAAWEPPYRVPRDDWEEKRHFRRDSFDDRGPSLNLVLDYDHGSHSQESGYYDRMDYEDDRLRDGERCRDESFFGETSHNYHKFDSEYERMGRVHGPDPLQERSLFEKKKGAPPSSNIEDFHGLLLKGYTHLCSICDLPVHSNEVLSQHINGASHNRRCQPLLEIYPEWNPDNDTEHTVGDPFMLQHSTNPAPGILGSPPPSFHLGGPAIGPRGNLGAGNGNLQRTRHIKNGRVETSRVVHIMDFQRGKNLRYQLLQLVEPFGVISSHLILNKINEAFIERATTEDAQAAVDYYTTTTVLVLGKPVRVHLAQKYKRIKKPEGKPDQKFDQRQELGCMIHLSNLPHSAYSDSAVLKLAEPYGKIKNYILMSMKSQAFIEMETREDATAMVDHCLKKALXFQERCVKADLSEKYKKLVLRIPNRCIDLLKKDNIYYILYVLHSSLYLKVYGCLLLPFQIFY